A region of Candidatus Thermoplasmatota archaeon DNA encodes the following proteins:
- a CDS encoding Ni/Fe hydrogenase subunit alpha — protein sequence MGKTITIQPVTRIEGHAKITVQLDDAGNVADSLVQVVETRGFEKFCVGRPVEEMPRITTRICGVCPWSHHLASAKTTDGIFGVEIPSAGKKLRDLCNSTAFCEEHILHFYFLAAPDFVMGPDADYSVRNVIGIAKANPDLGRKVVRVRHLAGKMLEVLAGKPIHPTAAVPGGFSKPLLEGEKEDLKKMAEEVLDLAKFSIKFAKEDLFPKYLDAVNTLGVIKTGFLGTVTDDGTMDLYDGKLRMMQPDGSFEDFAYDEYKDYISEHVEPWTYLKFPYMKKAGKLDMDLDNPVGVYRTNTLARINVVDRISTPLAQAELEYFRNEFGRPAQQTLLYNWARLIELLYNAEHIVDLLNDPEITSTDTRVKVEPRAAKAIGCVEAPRGTLIHEYETDEKGLITDVNLVVGTTHNNAPINMSVKRTAIDLIKDGKYDQGILNRLEMAIRAYDPCLSCSTHNLDGTIPVKLLIYDCEGKLIKTLTS from the coding sequence ATGGGAAAGACAATAACAATTCAACCTGTAACGAGAATCGAGGGACACGCGAAGATAACTGTTCAGCTGGACGACGCAGGAAACGTCGCCGACAGCCTGGTGCAGGTCGTGGAGACACGCGGCTTTGAGAAGTTCTGCGTCGGACGGCCTGTCGAGGAGATGCCAAGAATCACTACTCGAATATGTGGTGTGTGCCCGTGGTCACACCACCTCGCGTCGGCAAAGACAACGGATGGCATATTCGGTGTCGAGATCCCCAGCGCCGGTAAGAAGCTGAGGGACCTGTGCAACAGCACCGCATTCTGCGAGGAGCACATACTTCATTTCTATTTCCTCGCGGCTCCGGACTTCGTCATGGGACCGGATGCAGATTACTCAGTGCGAAATGTCATAGGCATCGCCAAGGCCAATCCGGACCTCGGTAGGAAGGTAGTCAGAGTGCGACACCTCGCAGGCAAGATGCTGGAGGTTCTGGCGGGAAAGCCCATTCACCCCACAGCGGCAGTTCCTGGCGGTTTCAGCAAGCCTCTGCTCGAGGGCGAGAAGGAAGACCTCAAGAAGATGGCGGAGGAAGTCCTCGACCTGGCCAAGTTCTCGATCAAGTTCGCGAAGGAAGACCTCTTCCCGAAGTACCTCGACGCTGTCAATACCCTGGGCGTCATCAAGACCGGATTCCTCGGAACTGTTACCGATGACGGGACGATGGACCTGTACGATGGCAAGCTCAGGATGATGCAGCCGGACGGTAGCTTCGAGGACTTCGCGTATGACGAGTACAAGGACTACATATCCGAGCACGTTGAACCATGGACCTACCTGAAGTTCCCGTACATGAAGAAGGCAGGGAAGCTCGACATGGACCTGGACAACCCGGTCGGCGTGTACAGGACGAACACGCTTGCGAGGATTAACGTGGTGGACAGGATCTCGACACCGCTCGCACAGGCAGAGCTCGAGTACTTCCGGAATGAGTTCGGGAGGCCCGCCCAGCAGACACTGCTGTACAACTGGGCACGGCTCATTGAGCTTCTCTACAATGCGGAGCACATCGTCGACCTGTTGAACGATCCGGAGATCACAAGCACGGACACGAGGGTGAAGGTCGAACCGAGGGCAGCGAAAGCAATCGGCTGTGTGGAAGCACCCCGAGGAACGCTCATCCATGAATACGAGACAGATGAGAAGGGCTTGATCACGGATGTCAACCTTGTCGTGGGAACGACGCACAACAACGCCCCGATCAACATGTCCGTGAAGAGGACGGCGATAGACCTCATCAAGGATGGCAAGTATGACCAGGGGATTCTCAACAGGCTTGAGATGGCGATCAGAGCCTACGACCCGTGCTTGAGCTGCTCCACTCACAACCTCGACGGGACGATCCCGGTGAAGCTGCTGATCTACGATTGCGAGGGCAAGCTGATAAAGACGCTCACGAGCTGA
- a CDS encoding methyl viologen-reducing hydrogenase: MLKIAEEWFAICGGCEVTILDIGEPLLDILEQVEFVHIPVLMDHKYYGQEGEKDKLEIPEADVGLISGSVRTEEHKEILQEMRNKCKTLIALGTCAAFGGIPALSNMYPLEETYDTIFRETKTTEPADTPNQGIPPLTDRVYALSELVKIDLMLPGCPTTPEMVAEALTALLEGKPYALPEKSVCDTCPLIREKKAVTTLKRPLEAVEFTPGQPLDTVRCFMEQGYLCQGPATRAGCVGSSDAPRCIKAYTTCRGCFGPMSEKANPMVDMMGALSSIGLNPREIEDRAATFNRFAGAQGRLRVLPKRR; this comes from the coding sequence ATGCTGAAAATTGCCGAAGAATGGTTTGCGATTTGTGGCGGATGTGAGGTGACGATTCTAGACATAGGCGAGCCTCTGCTGGACATACTGGAGCAGGTAGAGTTCGTCCACATCCCTGTCCTTATGGACCACAAGTACTACGGACAAGAGGGAGAGAAGGACAAGCTCGAGATACCGGAGGCCGATGTCGGACTCATATCTGGAAGTGTGAGGACCGAGGAGCACAAGGAGATCTTGCAGGAGATGCGGAACAAGTGCAAGACATTGATTGCGCTGGGCACGTGTGCAGCGTTCGGCGGTATTCCTGCACTCTCGAACATGTATCCACTGGAAGAGACCTATGATACGATCTTCAGAGAGACCAAGACCACGGAGCCGGCAGACACTCCCAATCAGGGCATTCCTCCGTTGACGGATAGAGTGTATGCGCTGAGCGAGCTCGTGAAGATCGATCTCATGCTACCAGGCTGTCCGACAACACCCGAGATGGTGGCAGAGGCGCTGACAGCGCTACTGGAGGGCAAGCCCTACGCGTTGCCAGAGAAGAGCGTCTGTGATACATGCCCGCTGATTAGGGAGAAGAAGGCGGTGACCACGCTGAAGAGGCCATTGGAGGCTGTCGAGTTCACACCAGGTCAGCCGCTGGACACCGTTCGATGCTTCATGGAGCAGGGCTACCTGTGCCAGGGACCGGCCACGAGGGCCGGCTGTGTCGGATCTTCGGACGCCCCCCGATGCATAAAGGCATACACTACGTGCAGGGGATGCTTCGGTCCCATGTCGGAGAAGGCCAATCCCATGGTTGACATGATGGGCGCGCTTTCGAGCATTGGGCTGAATCCGAGAGAGATCGAGGATCGCGCTGCGACCTTCAACCGCTTTGCGGGGGCGCAGGGTCGCTTGAGAGTACTACCAAAGAGGAGGTGA